Genomic segment of Malus domestica chromosome 15, GDT2T_hap1:
TAACTATATGTGCAATTTGTCTGTAATGTATTTTCCATAGTGCTGTGAAGATTCAAACTATGCGTGCAACGATCTTGATTTCATCACAAAGTAATTAGCTAGATAGTATTTATCTTGTATAAAATGGTCAAATATCGGACCTCAAAATTTCTCCAAATGAGGGCGCCGCAGCCATATATGACTAACTATGCGTGCAATTTGTCTGTAGTGTATTTTTCGTAGTGATGTGAAGATTCAAACTACGCGTGCAACGATCTTGATTTCATCACAAAGTAATTAGCTAGATAGTATTTGTCTTGTATAAAATGGTCCGAATATCGGACCTCAAAATTTCTCCAAATGAGGGCGCCGTAGCTATATATGACAACCATGCGTGCAATTTGTCTGTAGTGTATTTTCCGTAGTATTGTGAAGATTCAAACTACGCGTGCAACGATCTTGATTTCTTCACAAAGTAATTAGCTAGATAGTATTTGTCTTGTATAAAATGGTTCGAATATCAAACCTCAAAATTTCTCCAAATGAGGGCGCCGCAGCCATATATGACTAACTATGCCTGCAATTTGTCTGTAGTGTATTTTCTGTAGTGCTGTGAAGATTCAAATTACACGTACAACGATCTTGATTTCATCACAAAGTAATTAGCTAGATAGTATTTGTCTTGTATAAAATGAACGATTACTTTCCTTCTTATAATAATGGCCAGGCAGAATATGAGGATGCGAAATAATGTTTCATATTGAACATTTTCCAAACCTTCGCATgtacataaaattaaattgtatttttcatacattttaTTAATTCCACTACGGAACCttaattttcttctattttaCTATTTTCAATCATTCTCGTTGACTGAAAGTGATCCTCATTTGTCAAAAGTGGAAGAAAAAGTATGCATCAAGCTCATTAGTCAAAAGTGGAAGCTTTACTTTACCAAAGAGAAAACAATTCAAGAAGATTTACTGGAGTATCACTACTTCAGCAGCAATGTTCCACCCAATACGTCTATGAATGCCAGCACACTCCTTCTAAACGGAATTAACGTATAAGGACAATATTGTGGGATTAAAATGTCATATAAGCCATCAAATGCAGTTTGATGCTTTTTATTGACACCTCCTATACCTCTAGGGTACAGTTCTTGAGTTTAAGTGGAGCCACCGCTCTGGGCCTTCAAATCGGAAGGGCAATCCTCAGTGAATTCCCTGAAGCCTGAGAATGTTGCAGTTAACCGCATTGCTTCTTTAATAGAGGCTTGCAGATACACGAGATTATTGAAGTCTAAATCATTCACTGATCTTCCTTTTGCCAACATAGTTATCTAGTTCTTCTTGGACTTTGTTCAGAGCCTGGCGGTTGTCGAACAACAATGAGAGTGCGCACACCATAAGGATAATTGTTGTGTCACTGCCTCCAGCAATGATATTCTGCAAAGGCATAGTTAAGTTGTTTGATACCTATATGATTGCTTAATACAAAAGAAGGCCTAACTAAAAAAGTAACGATTTTTGCAAACCTTTCAAGACTTTACAATCCATAGCATTGtgggaaaataaataaatttttctGATACGAAAACTATTTTGGCCATTATACTATTAATTTCTATGACTAATTTCACTTTTTTTCCAAATTAATTTGCAATACAATTCTAGAATCGCAATGTGAATCTAAGATTTTGCATGGTTTTCATGGTGGTGTCAACATCCAAGGATGTATGTTGCGTAACCTCTTGTCCGTAAAGGACTGAAAGCATCGCATCTATAAAATCTTGCTCATCCCCGCCTTTAGTCCTGCTCTGCCTGTGCTCCTCAAACCATTCTAGAACTATATTATCAAGCACTTTTGCATATTGTTTTTTCATAGCTTTCCCATGCCCACCAATATCCAAAAACCTAAGCCATGGAACAGCATCCCCCGACACAAATATTCCCATATAATGAAAGAGTTCCCTCATGGCTTTATGAAACCGACGTTCTTTTTTTCATCACTCAAACTACCATTCGTAACACTAAAGTACATTTTTCTGGCAACTATCCCAAAAATCACATTAATATTTAGGCACCGCTTCATCTCTACATAAAACTATGTCTTGagcatgattattttttttcggTCCATAACTTGTATAGATATTTAAGTAGCTCCTGCTTGCGGCTTGAGAGTGGCTCTTGGACTGTTATTTTGCGCATCTCACGCCAGTTCGTGCCGTATGGGCTAAACCCTAGCATGGCATAGTTAAAGCTCAAGATTTCAGCGGTTATGGTTTTGGGACGTGAAGAAATAATCAAGCCATTGGTGGTGAAGCACTCTTTTGCAGCCTCCCAAGAAGTAACCACCATGACGGGGTGGACACCGATGTTGATGGTGAAGACTGGTCCGTACTTGTCCGCCAAGGCACCCAATGGAATGTGGGAAGGCCGGGGCCGTCCTCCGAATAGGCGAAGGTGTCCTACAACTGGCCACCTACctgccactttaggtggtttgcAACCCTTGGCATGGCAGCTGCAGCCCTAAAAGCATCTCCAGCCATTGGTGGAGGGTTATGGCTATTGAAGGACCAGGGCAATGAAATTGTCCTTACTATTCACTCTAAACCGTAACTATCTTTGTACGAGTCCATCCGTTTGGAAAGAGCAAGGAAAAGCGTAATGACGATTACTattcacaaatatattttttatttttttaatgttttctttATCTTATCGTCACATATCAGTATTGCCATAAATTTTTGAATAATTTACAAGTGTATTGAATTTTATAAGATTTTATAGTATAAACTTTGTAaggtttttgaaatttttaaataattttttatgacttttttaagttggattaacttggttgttgaatttttttaatttattgaaaTCAGAGGCTCACAAAACGCCTTGTGGCGACGCtacaaaatttttaatttttttttaaccgtTGGGAATCTAACAGTCTGGATGAAAGGACTAATAGAAATCCAACGGTTTGCAGGTGTGCTCAAATTGGTTGTCACGTGGGTCGCTGGGCTGGGCTGGGCTGGGCTGTCACATGGGTCGGGCCCTCCCTCACCCTCCAGCTGATTGAAAGGGCGCAAGCTCATGTAATTCTTGCAAGGGCACAATAGCTTAGGAATGGGAGAGGGAGATCCATTACTGTAGCTTAATTAAAGGGTGTTAAGGAATTGTTAGCAAACTTCGAATTTATATAACTTAAATTTTCTGTCAATTAATTCCGAtggaataaatatttttaagaaTGTCAAGTCACATTAGTAAATTAGTTTAttacggtttagtggtatttttcttcgcttgtaagtgagaggttttatgttcgattattgccaaaaacgaatttaaaccaaattattGCTATCCCATCTCTttttcttaatgtaaataatagtgtttgttaaaaaaaaattacactaaTAAAGCAAAACCACAAAAAATATGAGTCGGTTTTTTTTACCTCTAATTTTGGTGTAGCCTTACCCTCAACGTTATATAGCTTTACCTCCCTTCTAAACCCACCGATTCAGCCACACACTGGTCTCGTTTTGCCAAATTGGCGATAAATAAGGGAATTTGATTATGTTCAGTCAAATCTGGTCCTATTCCGGTTTATTGTTCCCTATTTAGCCAAAATTGCTATAAATTGGGCAAATTGGTCCAGAGTGCAAATTCAAGTTAAAGCGGCTTAGTCAAAACCAATATGTTGGGCAGCAACTTAATTTGCCCTTCCGCCAACATGAGACGCGTAAAATAATCAAATTGGCCTTAATTAGTTTGTTATTTCAattcttgatgatttgagaaGCTTTCGAATTTAATTACAAGGTGCTCTCCTTGAATGTTGCATATTCTCTTACTGTTTTGAgtaaaattactattttttaaCCTAAAAGCACTTATAATCACATATTAAGGAATTGAATGGTAGATTATACAGACAAAATATCTAGCGCTAAGTGTGTACCTAATACGATGCTAACCATTCATCTAATAAGCTCATTCCTAATATTTCTCATAATCGGACCGATCATTTTTTACATTATCGTTGAAAAATCAAATCTTCAAGGAActcattgaaattgaaaatcatttaGTTATCTAACTATAATTTGAAAACCAATGAGATGTCTACATTTTCAAGTTGAGTGAATTTTTACAAAGATGACCAATGAATGGTGACTTAGAAATGGATAATTCGGAACATAAAGTTTATGTGGGTATTGTTCAAGACAAAGTGAGTAGTTACTAACTAGTTCAATCCACCATGACGTGTATCAAAGAATGGAACCCACGGTTCTAATAAATGCTTTAGTGTTCCGAGTAACTATCATGATGTCATTTTCCAAACTGAAATAAGTGTATATCTCAATATATTACGGTTCAATCCATGATGACATATAGCTGGATCCCCCCTCAAGTGATAAGATGGAATTGTTTTTGGTGGCTATATACACGGACAATTATCTAGCATACTCCATGGTATCACATATTATTGAAGTTTTTATTATAAGAGAAATGTTAAATAAACTCTCTCAAAGTGAGATTTTCTGTCACTCCATGGTATAGCATACTAGATGGTTGCCTAGGCGCTAGCTATCATTGTGCTGATGCAATTAGGTCTGAAACGTTAAGGAAAATCAAAGAGCTattaggcgcccgcctagactCTCCTAGGCGGCTTGGGTTGTCTAGACGGAATGAAATGGTTTTCTGAAAAGAAAGTCCAAACATAACCCAGAATCGCAAAAGCTTTCTCACCGCTTCAACTCCCTGTGTCTATGCACCATGACTTTCTCACTACTCCCGCTCTTTGAAATCCATTGGTAATTAGATGtctcaaattccaagttttttttaaattctaaatttctatgtttatgaattcaaACAAGAGAATTGATGCATGTTAATTgacaaattctaacttttattcaaatttcaaatttacttttcctatccaaacaaaagaagaggaaaccaaaaacaagaagaaggagaatttacaaagggaaaaaaagaaaaaaaagaagaggaggaaACGAATAGACGACGAAGACGatgaggaaaaggaaataacttaaaaaaaaaaaaagggttttcgGTTTTCAAGGCGTCAAAATGGTCCCCTTCCTTTGGGAGTGTCTTGGGTGATGTGAGTGTTGGGGTGGAGGGGAGGGGTCATTCATGTGGGGTTTTATGAAATGGAAAATGATGCATGCATCTCTATCTCTTTAGAATTTTACCTTTATTATGAACCACCTAACCCATTACCTGCGACCTAAACCActacttgagatttttattaatcattcattttattttgtcatacgatagattttgttaaattagatgttagattagctaACGACTAGGTTTGAATCCACACTGTTATGCATGAACTCCACACCTTTCTACCATTGTGGCAAAATGCTACTTACAAATACTAATCATTCAAAATTGTCTTAAATTATTACATTATTTTTATaacttaatatatattttttatattatagaataaatttttataaaatcacCTAGACCACTTATGTCCTAACCCACTGTTCGACTAAAGCTTAACATCTTTTATAACCTTGAttttttgcacaatgttttataatattgataTAGGAATTGTACAAAAAACATGAGATGCGCAGAGCCTTACGTTTAATAGAGTCTCATATTTAAtggtctccttagcatttttttaaaaattttggttaaagaaataatgactaaaattagtagtttttttattgggaattttaacgaaaagcacatggtactgttcactttaacgaaaaaccacatttttacactaaaaaatcaatcatggtactattcactttaccctttattttgtcattatcattaaaactcaaagttttcaagccattttcattagttttcctttttttatttcatgttatacacatatatatttacaCTAGAGTTGGaggaaataaattaatatcaaactCGTTATTCACGAGATTCAGGCctattacaagtgaagaagactGTACgtacataatactaaataacaaTTGAAATTTTActgtacccagtgcacaaggctcccgctttacgcagggtctggaagaggtaaatgtcggctaaccttacccccatttatggagagactgctcccaagtctcgaacccgagacctaccgctcatggacgaaggcacttgccatcgcaccaagtgcgacctccaGAAATATTGAGTAACATAAACCACAAAATTTAATTATGTCCTCATCTGCAGATATGTCTTAAACGTATATATCCAGAAGTTTTTCCAATAGATAGACATTCAGATAATAATTAAGATACTGACTAGAAATGGAACATACATACTGCTCAAACTGTACAAGGATTTACGTACTAAACGGGTAACTAATTCATAAAGATTTGGGGAGTCAAGCGCGGTTTGACGAGGACATCGAGAGGGGTGAGTTTCATATTTGTAAGTCCGACGCTTCCGGTCATATCAACCGGTGCATTTTTCAGAGTTGAGACATCAAACGCATGTAGAAAACCAGCCAGAGTCAAAAGCGTCACTTGAAGGCCAAAAGTTATACCAGGGCATGCTCTTCTACCACTACCAAAAGGCATGAGCTCAAAATGCTGACCCCTAACATCAATATCTTTATGGGTGGTGAGAAATCTCTCCGGCTTGAACTCCATCGGGTCGGCCCAAACCCGTGGATCGGTTTGGATCTTCCACAGGTTCACCAACAGCCACGTGCCTTTCGGAACATGGTAGCCTCCGACCGTGCCGTCCTCGGTGAATTCCCTTTGGCCAGAGATTGGTCCAGCAGGACATAAACGCATTGCTTCTTTAACAGTTGCTTGCAGGTAGACAAGATTGCTGATATCTGATTCGTTCACTAGCCTTTCTTTACCAACATGCTTGTCTAGTTCTTCATGAACTTTCTTCAAAGCGTGACGGTTGTTCAAAAGTAGCGAGAGTGTCCATATCAGAGTCACCATGGTTGTGTCACTCCCTCCAAGAATCAGACTCTACAAATAATTGAATCATAATTCGCTTGGGTAGTTAAAACCAAATTTAACCgagaaaatttaattaattagtttgaaCTTTTAAAAGAGAGACAATCTAGTTAACTATAAACGAATTTAGTATGTACCAAACATGTTGCTTTGATGACTGTATCAGTATCGAAGCCTGAAACATGTGCTCCATCAAGGACTGAAAGCATCACACCCATGAAATCTTGCTGATCTTGGCCTTTAGCTCTTCTCTGCTTGTGCTCCTCCAACCATCCCATAACAATACTGTCCAACGCTTTGGCAGTTTTTTTCATAGCCTTCTGATGACCGCCCAAATCCAACCACCAAAGCCAAGGAATAGCATCTCCCAACACAAACATTCCCACCAGGTGAAAGAACTCCCTCATGGCCTTTTGCCACGCTCTTGCCTCTTTCTCATCATTCGAATTGCCATTAACAACATTAAGGACTCTCTTTTCGGCAATCATCCTTAAAATCACATTTAGAGTCAAATCCCCAAACCACTGTTTCATCTCCACCGAAATATCGGCCGACGATCCACCATCTTTTCTTTCGGTCCATCGCTTATACAGCTTTTTTAAACGCATCTCCACTTCGGATACTCGAACGCTTTTGAGTAACTCGAGCCTTCGGTTTGAGAGTAGCTCGAGGGATGTAAGTTTGCGTATTTTGCGCCAGTATGGACCGTAGGGGCTAAAGCCGAACATAGCAAAGTCATAGCTCAAGTGCTTAATCCCTAGGGTAGCGGGACGGGAGGAAACAATGGAGTCATTGGTGGTGAAGCACTCCTTGGCAGCCTCCCAAGTATTTATCACCAGAGCTGAGTGGATGCCAATGTTGAAGGTGAAAATTGGTCCGTATTTGTCAACCAAGGCTCCCAAGGTTATATGGGGAAGCTGGGATCCTCCGAATAGATCGAGATGACCTAGCAGAGGCAACCCACCTGCCAATTTTGGTGGTTTGGAACCCCTGGAATTGGTAGCTGCCCTAAACTTTTGTATGAAATAGTACGAAAATAGAAGTACGGCAAAGAGTCCAGCTATGGCAGTGTTTAGGAATGGGAAAGAGAATTCCATTAATTGGAGCTTGGGTTACTTGGTTATCTATCACTACAATGATTCTTATTTATTGTACACGATAACATAATTCCGAGAGATTGAGGATCCTCTCTCGGATCATTTTATGAGGATAGTAGGGATTCTTAAATCGTATCTATTCATATCGTACGATCATCTTTTTGTAATgtattattcatatttaattttaaataaaaatatttaaaataatttttaattgcacGATATATAATGAACgaacataatttaaaattttctaaaatcctcacaaaaagaattCAGAGAAAATCCTCGAGAATCTACGCTCAGATATACTTTTGGCTTTTCCAATGGATTATTggaatttggatcctctccgaggtAATTGATTGGAATCCTCTGATTAGTGTTCGTAAGCAGTTGAATTTTTATTCAACGACGACAAAcaaagaaattttttaaaaattataataattgtagctcAACCTTTTGCCTGAGGATCCAAATCCGAATTATTGATCTCTAGGAAGGAAACTGCCAATCGATCACTACCATAGAAAATCCTCCAGAATCTACGCTCAGATATACTTTTGACTTTTCCAATGGATTATTGATCCCTAGGAAGCAAACTGCCAATCGATCACTACCACAAAACGAAAGCATTGTCAGTGGTCCAGTACTTTACGTGAAAAGCTAAAAGTTATCAGGAAAGAAAAATGTGTTATTCTATGAGGACAACTGTTACGGAAACAATCTCAAAGTGAGATTTTACGTAGCTTCACCGTAACATTATATTTTTGGCAGAATATGTTATAAAGCCGGAAGAAGAAGAGTGATAAAAACTAGAAATATGACCCGCGCGTTGGTACGGGATTAAAAactgtattaaaaaattatgtttcaAGGCTATAAGAGATTGTTATAAATCGTTAATGTTATTTAAACTGAAAGATGTTTAAACTTTTTGTAAGAATTTTACATGAAAAGTATAAATTAGGTGAACGAACTTTTTGATACGATGGATGTCATTGCAGACCATTTTAAATTAAACGAAGAAGGTACGTAGTTGGACGCATGGTAGTTGATACGAAATCTATTATCAATGTATCCTGCAAAACATCacggaaataataaaaaacaattctgACAGATGACAGTAAAATAGTGAGACAAACTTGTACCAAACGTACAAACAGGACAAATACTAATTAAGGGGAAAATAACCAAGAATAAAAAGATGAGGCTTTTCAAAGCTTACCAAATAGAAT
This window contains:
- the LOC103441496 gene encoding cytochrome P450 CYP82D47-like, whose product is MEFSFPFLNTAIAGLFAVLLFSYYFIQKFRAATNSRGSKPPKLAGGLPLLGHLDLFGGSQLPHITLGALVDKYGPIFTFNIGIHSALVINTWEAAKECFTTNDSIVSSRPATLGIKHLSYDFAMFGFSPYGPYWRKIRKLTSLELLSNRRLELLKSVRVSEVEMRLKKLYKRWTERKDGGSSADISVEMKQWFGDLTLNVILRMIAEKRVLNVVNGNSNDEKEARAWQKAMREFFHLVGMFVLGDAIPWLWWLDLGGHQKAMKKTAKALDSIVMGWLEEHKQRRAKGQDQQDFMGVMLSVLDGAHVSGFDTDTVIKATCLSLILGGSDTTMVTLIWTLSLLLNNRHALKKVHEELDKHVGKERLVNESDISNLVYLQATVKEAMRLCPAGPISGQREFTEDGTVGGYHVPKGTWLLVNLWKIQTDPRVWADPMEFKPERFLTTHKDIDVRGQHFELMPFGSGRRACPGITFGLQVTLLTLAGFLHAFDVSTLKNAPVDMTGSVGLTNMKLTPLDVLVKPRLTPQIFMN